One Suricata suricatta isolate VVHF042 chromosome X, meerkat_22Aug2017_6uvM2_HiC, whole genome shotgun sequence genomic region harbors:
- the LOC115283786 gene encoding 40S ribosomal protein S11-like: MANIHTEGAYQKQPTIFQNKKRVLLGETGKEKLPRYYKNIGLGFKTPKEAIEGTYIDKKCPFTGNVSIRGRILSGVVTKMKMQRTTVIRRDYLHYIRKYNRFEKHHKNMSVHLSPCFRDVQIGDIVTVGECWPLSKTVRFNVLKVTKAAGTKKQFQKF; the protein is encoded by the coding sequence ATGGCAAACATTCACACCGAGGGTGCCTACCAAAAGCAGCCAACCATCTTTCAAAACAAGAAGAGGGTTCTGCTTGGAGAAACTGGCAAGGAGAAGCTCCCGCGATACTACAAAAACATCGGTCTGGGCTTCAAGACGCCCAAGGAGGCCATCGAGGGCACCTATATTGACAAGAAATGCCCCTTTACTGGTAATGTCTCCATCCGAGGGCGGATTCTGTCTGGCGTGGTGACCAAGATGAAGATGCAGAGGACCACTGTCATCCGCCGAGACTACCTCCACTACATCCGAAAGTACAACCGCTTCGAGAAACACCACAAGAACATGTCCGTGCACCTGTCCCCCTGCTTCAGGGATGTCCAGATCGGCGACATCGTCACAGTGGGCGAGTGCTGGCCCTTGAGCAAGACTGTGCGCTTCAACGTGCTCAAAGTCACAAAGGCCGCTGGCACCAAGAAGCAGTTCCAGAAGTTCTGA